The following proteins come from a genomic window of Syngnathus acus chromosome 15, fSynAcu1.2, whole genome shotgun sequence:
- the zmp:0000000760 gene encoding collagen alpha-1(IX) chain: MAAFEAMQVFALLVVILGCTQGQTLPSFDLLEEFRVSESRGVKRVEGSEPEVVAYRINPVIHLQKTMRDVYPDGLPSDYSVIATFKLTKDMVKKSWNLWQVSAPDGQEQVGLRFQGDSRSLDFFYISPSGSHMLRTFHGVGKLFDGEWHKLALSVKGSQVKLLVDCEEVSVESIDEPMPVIRQGYTSIVKRAARDRSFSVDLQQMDVSCDPEKAYSEGCCELSECGGYAEIGLTAGRASCKCMHGQPGIQGRPGPQGHRGLPGRDGDSGKLGNWGIRGNTGDYGVVGEPGPKGEIGSKGEKGMRGLWGPAGERGTKGLKGLKGAAGFKGIRGPSGDIGNTGRQGEIGTKGERGYEGIAGFEGVKGGKGSTGPDGNSGPRGEQGIVGDPGERGTAGEKGQPGVTGPRGRDGTIGQKGIIGDPGIPGRDGDIGIEAYQGPQGQGGKLGQIGSKGEKGSLGLEGEMGPQGRTGPRGYKGSAGKPGRPGFIGPPGPNGHVGVAGKQGSKGDTGIPGIQGVKGDQAQKGVKGPKGRVGDRGQPGPQGGRGKRGPAGPGGRSGPVGTKGVRGEGGPDGFQGPPGPPGPALPAQHVIEVCKKVVLEQMSTFANSIKRTCAAVCPLYGDVPMGAPGPPGQQGPPGPPGDPGRDGDPGEVGLPGFYGEVGDSGQQGGPGDRGEQGDKGAKGHGLPGYTGEQGNMGQRGRPGRVFNGQPGKPGERGQTGLPGIRGHAGLRGPPGVCLTSGCALLTSTSPAPQVAPQGAPPRRFRNRQ; encoded by the exons ATGGCAGCCTTCGAAGCCATGCAGGTGTTTGCGTTACTAGTTGTCATTTTAGGATGCACCCAAGGCCAAACATTACCAA GTTTCGATCTCCTGGAGGAGTTCCGTGTGTCTGAGTCAAGAGGAGTGAAAAGAGTGGAAGGCTCTGAACCGGAGGTGGTGGCTTACCGCATCAACCCTGTCATCCATCTGCAGAAGACAATGAG AGATGTGTATCCAGATGGTCTTCCCTCCGACTACTCCGTCATTGCAACCTTTAAGTTGACAAAGGACATGGTTAAGAAATCGTGGAACCTGTGGCAGGTCAGCGCCCCAGACGGTCAAGAGCAGGTGGGCCTGCGTTTCCAGGGCGATAGCCGCTCTCTGGACTTCTTTTACATCAGCCCCAGTGGTAGCCACATGCTGAGAACCTTCCACGGTGTGGGGAAGTTGTTTGATGGTGAGTGGCACAAATTGGCGCTGAGTGTGAAGGGCAGCCAGGTGAAGCTGCTGGTCGATTGTGAGGAGGTCAGTGTGGAATCCATCGACGAGCCAATGCCAGTCATCCGCCAAGGGTACACCTCCATAGTCAAGCGAGCCGCGAGAGACCGCTCTTTTTCA GTAGACCTCCAGCAGATGGACGTATCATGTGACCCAGAGAAGGCCTATTCCGAAGGCTGCTGCGAGCTCTCCGAG TGTGGAGGTTATGCGGAAATTGGTCTGACAGCCGGAAGAGCATCTTGCAAATGCATGCATGGACAGCCAGGCATCCAGGGACGTCCGGGCCCACAG GGCCACAGAGGTCTTCCCGGAAGAGACGGCGATTCAGGAAAACTGGGAAATTGG GGCATCAGGGGAAACACAGGAGACTATGGCGTCGTGGGTGAGCCAGGCCCTAAG GGCGAGATTGGAAGCAAAGGCGAGAAAGGAATGAGAGGTCTCTGGGGCCCTGCG GGTGAGCGAGGTACAAAAGGGCTGAAGGGCTTGAAAGGGGCAGCGGGATTCAAG GGTATTCGTGGACCCTCTGGAGACATCGGAAATACTGGGAGGCAGGGAGAAATT GGTACAAAAGGTGAAAGAGGATATGAAGGGATTGCTGGGTTTGAAGGAGTAAAG ggcggaaaaggGAGCACTGGTCCAGATGGGAACTCTGGACCTCGAGGAGAGCAG ggtATTGTAGGAGATCCAGGGGAGCGGGGGACTGCTGGAGAGAAGGGGCAGCCT GGGGTCACGGGCCCTCGTGGTAGAGATGGAACCATAGGACAAAAG GGCATTATTGGCGATCCTGGAATACCTGGCAGAGATGGAGATATTGGAATAGAG GCTTATCAAGGACCACAAGGTCAGGGTGGAAAACTCGGACAAATCGGCTCAAAG GGGGAGAAAGGAAGCCTGGGATTAGAGGGAGAAATGGGCCCTCAAGGTCGAACT GGTCCAAGAGGTTACAAAGGCTCTGCGGGGAAACCGGGAAGACCAGGATTTATTGGTCCACCAGGACCTAAT GGACACGTGGGAGTAGCTGGAAAACAAGGAAGCAAG GGTGACACAGGAATCCCAGGAATTCAAGGAGTCAAAGGCGACCAG gCACAGAAAGGTGTCAAAGGACCAAAAGGACGG GTTGGAGACAGAGGGCAGCCGGGTCCTCAGGGAGGACGGGGCAAGCGTGGCCCAGCGGGTCCGGGTGGACGCTCAGGTCCCGTGGGAACCAAGGGAGTGAGAGGTGAAGGAGGACCAGATGGTTTTCAGGGGCCCCCAGGTCCCCCG GGTCCGGCGCTGCCGGCTCAACATGTGATCGAGGTTTGCAAGAAGGTGGTGCTGGAGCAGATGTCCACCTTTGCCAACTCAATCAAGAGGACGTGTGCCGCAGTGTGTCCTCTCTACGGGGACGTTCCCATGGGTGCCCCAGGTCCACCCGGGCAGCAAGGCCCACCTGGACCTCCT GGTGATCCTGGAAGAGACGGCGATCCTGGAGAAGTCGGCCTGCCAGGATTTTATGGTGAAGTCGGAGATTCGGGCCAGCAAGGAGGGCCAG gtgATAGAGGAGAGCAAGGTGATAAAGGAGCCAAGGGTCATGGCCTACCTGGCTACACTGGAGAGCAGGGGAATATGG GTCAGCGTGGACGTCCCGGCCGGGTCTTTAATGGACAACCAGGGAAGCCGGGTGAGCGGGGACAAACGGGCCTCCCTGGAATCAGGGGCCATGCGGGTCTCAGAGGGCCCCCCGGTGTTTGCCTCACCTCTGGGTGTGCTCTGCTCACTTCTACAAGTCCAGCACCTCAAGTTGCTCCTCAGGGTGCACCCCCGCGAAGGTTCAGGAACCGCCAGTAA
- the col21a1 gene encoding collagen alpha-1(XXI) chain — translation MGYKACVLRCLCVMLLYRINAAQDEDLRSCRTAAGDLVFIVDGSWSVEDVNFELVKRWLVNITKNFNIGQKFTQVGVVQYTDDPILEIPLGKYSTNKALIKAMESIEYMGGNTRTGAAIEFATDKLFGLSERGPMGVSRIAVVLTDGKSQDEVWKAAEAARKKGVILFAIGVGSETEEAQLRAIANKPFSTYVFSVEDYKSISRIIQVIRQKLCEETVCPARIPIDSRDEKGFDILLHLNLAKKAKKTKGTYHGTKAYEVTSRIDLSEATRLLFPDGLPPSYVFVATLRYKGSVALEEWDLWRIQTRDGRPQMAVTINGLDGTVQFTTTSHSLSGTQTVTFSRNTAMNLFDEKWHQLRLLVTEEDVTLYVDDLEIEMLSLEPPLGIFINGKTQVGKYVSKETTAPFELQKLRIYCDPEQNNRETACEIPGVCSNSPDYAEPTQEPCVCPPGPPGLPGMKGEPGNEGRPGQPGRAGADGKPGVPGIRGSPGFPGIPGMKGQRGTDGFKGEQGRPGVSGQRGVPGLTGPSGQPGEKGPVGSPGQVGMAGEPGKTGEKGSLGPAGPRGYQGAPGEPGRDGKDGFPGPPGLKGESGANGIPGLDGRTGHTGLPGSPGMAGLTGQKGEAGFPGSRGPQGSDGLPGQMGPSGPPGLKGNIGPKGSKGEIGSPGKPGIPGSMGRPGDPGQAGVPGHPAVPGLKGSKGERGHAGERGDMGIKGEKGADGKSGNHGSPGLRGLKGEKGTTGDPGQRGQEGHMGRPGQPGQAGQTGPRGPQGDRGPAGQSGPAGRSAGEISDMHIRQVCREILQSELPSILLSHQSSNCASCHGLPGTPGLPGLAGPQGVRGLPGLSGARGQPGYRGHPGLPGINGIKGDPGLKGEKGSPGRTIHGDPGPPGPPGQVGPQGYGKPGASGQPGPPGQNGAEGKSGKPGAPGHPGVCDPSLCYGSMMRRSYNSKGPNY, via the exons ATGGGTTACAAAGCTTGTGTCTTAAGATGCCTATGTGTCATGCTTTTATATCGGATTAACGCAGCACAAGATGAAGACCTAAGAA GTTGTAGGACTGCGGCAGGTGATTTGGTATTTATTGTCGATGGTTCCTGGAGTGTCGAAGATGTCAACTTTGAATTAGTAAAGCGGTGGCTTGTGAACATAACCAAAAACTTCAACATTGGACAGAAATTTACCCAAGTTGGTGTCGTCCAGTATACCGATGATCCCATTTTAGAGATACCTCTGGGGAAGTATTCAACGAATAAAGCTCTCATCAAAGCAATGGAATCCATCGAGTACATGGGAGGAAACACGAGGACAGGCGCGGCCATTGAGTTTGCTACAGACAAGCTTTTTGGTCTCTCTGAGCGTGGCCCGATGGGCGTGTCCCGGATTGCAGTTGTCCTCACCGATGGGAAGTCTCAAGATGAGGTTTGGAAGGCAGCAGAGGCAGCGAGAAAAAAAGgagtcattttgtttgcaatcGGTGTGGGGTCGGAGACGGAGGAAGCACAGTTGAGAGCCATCGCAAACAAGCCTTTTTCAACGTACGTTTTCTCTGTTGAGGACTACAAAAGTATTTCCAGGATCATACAAGTCATACGACAAAAACTGTGTGAAG AGACGGTTTGTCCTGCAAGAATACCTATTGATTCCAGAGATGAGAAAGGATTTGATATCCTACTCCATTTAAATCTGGCCAAAAAagccaagaaaacaaaaggaacaTATCATGGCACTAAGGCCTATGAGGTGACGTCTCGTATCGACTTGAGTGAAGCTACAAG GTTACTTTTCCCTGATGGCCTTCCACCATCGTATGTATTCGTTGCCACCCTGAGATACAAGGGATCGGTGGCATTGGAAGAGTGGGACCTGTGGAGGATCCAGACACGTGACGGGAGACCTCAAATGGCAGTGACCATAAATGGACTTGATGGCACCGTCCAGTTCACCACAACTAGTCACTCACTGAGCGGAACGCAAACGGTTACATTTTCTCGTAACACTGCAATG AATCTGTTTGATGAGAAATGGCACCAACTACGACTATTGGTCACTGAGGAGGACGTCACTCTTTATGTTGATGACCTGGAAATCGAAATGCTGTCTTTGGAGCCTCCTCTTGGCATTTTCATCAATGGAAAAACTCAAGTTGGAAAATACGTCAGCAAAGAAACAACAGCACCG TTTGAACTTCAGAAGCTCCGTATCTACTGTGACCCAGAGCAGAACAACCGTGAGACTGCATGTGAAATACCAGGAGTG TGTTCTAACAGTCCAGATTATGCTGAGCCAACTCAAGAACCTTGTGTCTGTCCTCCGGGACCTCCAGGACTTCCAGGCATGAAG GGTGAACCAGGAAATGAAGGCAGACCAGGTCAACCTGGACGTGCTGGTGCTGATGGTAAGCCT GGGGTGCCTGGCATTAGAGGAAGTCCAGGCTTTCCGGGTATACCAGGAATGAAG GGTCAACGTGGGACCGATGGGTTTAAAGGAGAGCAGGGGAGGCCCGGTGTTTCG GGTCAGAGAGGTGTGCCAGGATTAACAGGACCATCTGGGCAACCTGGAGAGAAG GGACCAGTTGGATCACCTGGACAAGTCGGGATGGCGGGTGAACCCGGAAAAACG GGAGAGAAAGGAAGTCTTGGACCTGCCGGGCCTCGAGGTTATCAAGGAGCACCT GGGGAACCTGGGAGAGATGGAAAGGATGGATTTCCTGGACCACCTGGTCTTAAG gGCGAAAGTGGGGCCAATGGCATCCCTGGTCTCGATGGAAGGACCGGCCATACA GGTTTGCCTGGATCGCCAGGGATGGCCGGTCTAACTGGACAAAAA GGAGAAGCTGGTTTTCCTGGATCAAGGGGTCCCCAAGGATCAGATGGATTACCT GGGCAAATGGGTCCTTCCGGTCCACCTGGTTTAAAGGGAAATATTGGTCCAAAG GGCAGTAAGGGTGAAATTGGAAGTCCAGGTAAACCAGGAATACCAGGTTCTATG GGAAGACCAGGTGATCCTGGACAAGCAGGTGTACCGGGACACCCAGCGGTGCCTGGCCTAAAGGGAAGCAAG GGAGAAAGGGGACATGCAGGTGAAAGAGGAGATATG GGAATAAAAGGTGAAAAGGGAGCAGACGGAAAATCAGGGAATCAC GGGTCACCAGGTCTGAGAGGACTAAAAGGGGAG AAAGGGACAACGGGGGATCCGGGTCAGAGAGGCCAAGAAGGTCATATGGGCCGCCCTGGGCAGCCAGGTCAGGCAGGCCAAACGGGACCCAGAGGACCTCAGGGGGATAGAGGTCCTGCCGGACAATCTGGACCGGCGGGAAGATCT GCAGGTGAAATTTCAGATATGCACATTCGACAAGTTTGCCGAGAGATTCTTCAGT CTGAACTGCCATCCATATTGCTGAGCCACCAGTCAAGCAACTGTGCCAGTTGCCATGGCCTCCCTGGAACACCTGGCCTTCCAGGTCTGGCAGGGCCCCAAGGTGTTAGGGGACTACCTGGTCTATCTGGTGCCAGGGGGCAGCCAGGCTACCGTGGTCATCCAGGGCTACCCGGTATTAATGGAATAAAAG GAGATCCCGGGCTTAAGGGTGAAAAGGGAAGCCCAGGGCGCACCATACACGGGGACCCAGGACCACCTGGGCCTCCAG GTCAAGTAGGTCCTCAAGGTTATGGCAAACCGGGCGCTTCAGGTCAGCCTGGACCACCGGGTCAAAACGGAGCAGAGGGTAAAAGCGGTAAACCCGGCGCACCTGGCCATCCTGGAGTGTGTGACCCATCTTTATGCTATGGTAGCATGATGAGGCGGTCCTACAACAGCAAAGGACCAAATTATTGA